The DNA sequence GCGTGCCCAGCCGACAGCGCAGGCGCTTCCCCGGCATCTCGTCCCGGGCGTACGAGCACCCGGCGGACCGCTCGGCCCTGGTGGCCCTGCGCAAGCTCACCGGGTTCGACACGGTCTTCAAGGCGCTCAGCGGGCTGCTCCCGGAGCGCAGCCTGAGGCTGCTGTTCCTCTCGGACTCCGTGCGCGTGTCCGACGCCCAGTTCGCGCACCTCAACGACATGCTGCGGGACGCCTGTTACATCCTGGACCTGGAGAAGGTCCCGCCGATGTACGTCACGCAGGACCCGAAGCCGAACGCGATGTGCATCGGCCTCGACGAGCCGATCATCGTGGTCACCACCGGCCTGGTCGAGCTGCTCGACGAGGAGGAGATGCGCGCGGTCGTCGGCCACGAGGTGGGCCACGCCCTGTCGGGCCACTCCGTGTACCGCACGATCCTGCTGTTCCTGACGAACCTCGCCCTGAAGGTCGCGTGGATCCCGCTCGGCAATGTGGCGATCATGGCGATCGTGACCGCGCTGCGCGAGTGGTTCCGCAAGTCGGAGCTGTCCGCGGACCGCGCGGGCCTGCTCGTGGGCCAGGACATCCAGGCGTCCATGCGCGGCCTGATGAAGATCGCGGGCGGCAACCACCTGCACGAGATGAACGTGGACGCGTTCCTGGAGCAGGCCGAGGAGTACGAGGCGGGAGGCGACCTGCGCGACTCCGTCCTGAAGATCCTGAACGTGCTGCCGCGCTCCCACCCCTTCACCACCGTGCGCGCCGCCGAGCTGAAGAAGTGGGCCGCGACCCGCGACTACCAGCGCATCATGGACGGCCACTACCCGCGCCGCCAGGAGGACAAGGACACCTCCGTCAGCGACTCCTTCCGGCAGTCGGCGTCGTCGTACGCGGACAACGTGCGCAACAGCAAGGACCCGCTGATGAAGCTGGTATCGGACATCGCGGGCGGCGCGGGCGACCTCGGCGGGAAGCTGCGCGGCCGCTTCACCGGGCAGGGCGGCGGCTCATCCGACCGCTCCGGCGAAGGCCGCGAAGGCGGCGGAGACGGGACCGGGAGCGGGAGCGGCAACGGGTCCTCCGGCGGGCCCTCCGACGGCTCCGGCGGGAAGTAGGCCCGGCCGCGCGCCGAAGCCCCGGGGCTACAGCCTGGGCTCGGCCGCCCCCGCGAGGGACCCGCACAGCGCCGTCGTCTGCCCCGTCGCGAACGGGTCGGTGCCCGCGGGGCCGCCGGGACCCGCCTTCTGGCCCGCGAGCAGCGGCCGCAGCCGGTGCGTGGTGTCGGCCGCGCAGCTGAGCGGCCCGGCCTGGACGTGCGACACGAGCAGCTCGGCCTGGTGCATGCGCAGGTCGTCGCGGTCGAAGCGGAAGTGCAGCTCGCGGCGGACGGTGAACAGCGAGGCGCGCGCGTGGCTCCCGGCGCCCGCGGGCCGCAGCGCGTAGACGAAGGTGTGGTCGGAGGCCACTTCGAGGGTCTCCTTGTC is a window from the Streptomyces spectabilis genome containing:
- a CDS encoding M48 family metallopeptidase, which codes for MTNGNHDGADHGDSGQESVPSRQRRRFPGISSRAYEHPADRSALVALRKLTGFDTVFKALSGLLPERSLRLLFLSDSVRVSDAQFAHLNDMLRDACYILDLEKVPPMYVTQDPKPNAMCIGLDEPIIVVTTGLVELLDEEEMRAVVGHEVGHALSGHSVYRTILLFLTNLALKVAWIPLGNVAIMAIVTALREWFRKSELSADRAGLLVGQDIQASMRGLMKIAGGNHLHEMNVDAFLEQAEEYEAGGDLRDSVLKILNVLPRSHPFTTVRAAELKKWAATRDYQRIMDGHYPRRQEDKDTSVSDSFRQSASSYADNVRNSKDPLMKLVSDIAGGAGDLGGKLRGRFTGQGGGSSDRSGEGREGGGDGTGSGSGNGSSGGPSDGSGGK